The Amycolatopsis sp. NBC_01480 genome segment CCTGCGTTCAGTCGCCGAAGTGCGGGAACGGCAACGATCCGCTGGACAAGGCAGGGGCAGTGGCCGTACTGGATACCGTGCTCGGGGCGTTGCGTCAGCACGGGGACCAGTGTGGCCACGGTGGTGCGTGAAACTTCGGGTGGTGCGGGCTGTCTGCCGGGTTGGGACCGGTCAGGCGGCCGAGGGCTCCACGAGCAGCAGAGCCTGCTCGTCGGCCAGTGCGCGCACGAGGACGTCGTGAACCTCGTCCGCGTCCGGCAGCTGCCAGCCGCAGACCTCGGGCTTGACCCGCCAGTGCACAACCCCGTGCTGGAACGGCGAAGGCGGCAGCGGGATGTAGCTGCCGGCGCTGTGCCACTGCACGGTTGCGTGCTCGGCGAGCTCGGCCGGAATGCGGTCGGCCGCGGTGGTGAGGAACAGCCAGCGGCCGTTCGGCATCGCGACGATCGGGGCGGGGTGCCCGAGCGTGCGGAGGAGGCGAGCGGCGCGCTTGCCCAGCTCGTCGTCCACCTCGATGGCGTCCAGCACGGTGCCGGTGGCCACAAGGAGGCTGTGGGTACGGTCGGAGAACCAGGTGGCGACCTCGTGGGCGTGCGTGCCGATCAGCTCGCGCCAGTTTTCGCGCACGGGCGCCGGGCGCTGCCAGGTCAGGTCGTCCCCCTCACCGGTGATCGGCGCCGGGGTCGCCCCCGGGAGCACCGGCCAGCCACGCCAAGCGAGGCCGATCGCCTCCGCCCGCAGTTCGATGCGGAAGGCGCTCCGCCAGCTGTCCGGCCAATTCGCGTCCAACATTGCTTTCCTGCCTTCAAGTTCGGTATCTCGCGCCGTCCGGGTCGGGGCCGTGGTGGCGCATGTCTCACTAAACGGCAACTTGCACATTGCGCGGAAGGCCCACGCGACAACCGGTGGTTACTGGGCGATGAACGCCCGGTAGTCCACCGCCCGGCCGATACCGACCAGCCGATCACCGTCCGCCGATGACCGGTTCGGCCACCGCTCACCGTCCTCACCACCGGGTTCGACACTTTCGGCCCCCACCGCTCGCGGGTTGGGGCACACGCGCCGTTCCTGGCCGTGACCTGGTCTTTCGACCGCTCGCCGTACACCACCGACCGCTGCTCGCGACCGTCCGCCGCTCGTCGCCGGCCTCCCTTCTCATCAGCCCGGCGATGATCAACTCGACGTTCCACTCACCGGCGCAACCACTCCCATCCCCACGACGACGAACGGCCGACGACGCGCTCACGCCTGGACATCCCCGCCCGATCCGACCTGGTCAACCCAGCTCTGCGGGCCAAACCCGCCGCGGGCCGCACGGTCCCGGGTTGAGACCGGACGACTGGAGGGCGGTCCGGACCTGACCGGATGGGGAGGCCCGCCTGACGGGGAGACCCGGTCGGCGGCACGGTCTGGCCGGTTCGGAGACGGTCGGCTTCGGCGGCCCAGCCCGTCGGTCGGCCCAGCCGATCGGTCGGCCAGGTCGGTCGGCCCAGCCGGTCGGTCGGCCAGGTCGGTCGGCCCAGCCGGTCGGTCGGCCAGGTCGGTCGGCCCAGCCGGTCGGTCGGTCGGCCAGGTCGGTCGGCCCAGCCAGTCGGTCGGTCGGCCAGGTCGGTCGGCCCGGCCGGGTGACCCAGTCGGGCGGTCCTGCCGGTGGCGGCCCGGCCGGTCGGGTGGCCCGGCCAGCCTGGTCGGTTCGGCGGCCCGGTCGGCGGTGAGGCTTGGTCGGTTCGGAGCCCGGTCGGCCTGATCGGCCCAGCCGGTCGAGAGGCCAGCCGGTCGAAAGGCCAACCGGTCGGTCGGCTTGGTCGGTCGACAG includes the following:
- a CDS encoding bifunctional DNA primase/polymerase, coding for MLDANWPDSWRSAFRIELRAEAIGLAWRGWPVLPGATPAPITGEGDDLTWQRPAPVRENWRELIGTHAHEVATWFSDRTHSLLVATGTVLDAIEVDDELGKRAARLLRTLGHPAPIVAMPNGRWLFLTTAADRIPAELAEHATVQWHSAGSYIPLPPSPFQHGVVHWRVKPEVCGWQLPDADEVHDVLVRALADEQALLLVEPSAA